A stretch of the Panicum virgatum strain AP13 chromosome 9N, P.virgatum_v5, whole genome shotgun sequence genome encodes the following:
- the LOC120691586 gene encoding probable calcium-binding protein CML31 produces MVMVVASPASGELGSLFAAFDKDADGRISAAELRLCMRAALGEDVTAEDAEALVASVDADGDGLLDEGEFARLVRAEAAGGEEEEERRRRRGLVAAFGMYAVEGEGRITPASLRRMLSRLGARREVDDCRAMIRRFDLDGDGVLSFDEFEIMMMNA; encoded by the coding sequence ATGGTTATGGTTGTCGCGTCGCCGGCGTCGGGCGAGCTCGGCTCGCTCTTCgcggcgttcgacaaggacgCCGACGGCAGGATCTCCGCGGCCGAGCTGCGGCTCTGCatgcgggcggcgctgggcgaggaCGTGACGGCCGAGGACGCCGAGGCGCTGGTGGCCTCGGTGGACGCGGACGGCGACGGCCTGCTGGACGAGGGCGAGTTCGCGCGGCTGgtgcgcgcggaggcggcgggcggcgaggaggaggaggagcggcggcggcgcagggggctcGTGGCGGCGTTCGGCATGTACGCGGTGGAGGGCGAGGGGCGCATCACGCCCGCCAGCCTGAGGCGGATGCTCAGCAGGCTCGGCGCGCGCCGGGAGGTCGACGACTGCCGCGCCATGATCCGCAGGTTCGACCTCGACGGCGACGGGGTGCTCAGCTTCGACGAATTCGAGATCATGATGATGAACGCCTGA